One genomic segment of Halorientalis litorea includes these proteins:
- a CDS encoding bacterio-opsin activator domain-containing protein: MDERCQRAPFGVLDVTAKGTVSAINETGRTLIDATDPTGAQLAEVFPRSVDDTILTAFGGDSITETEFEEYYPDIDRWFAVSVVPLENGGTVYLQDITEHYREKQLLQEIQQERRRTTLIDDVLSDILAALVDATSREEIAETVCRGLGETDLYEFAWVGERDMGGDDVAVRAVAGETGETFRAVRDAIDDGSVTTPEERAVESGRLEAVQPLTASSAIPESVRTAGFADGIQSTLAIPLVYEPHVHGVVGVYAGGTETFSERERASFDTLGEVAGFAITAVRNRNLLFSDRVVEVTFELGEGSVLARLSQSLDATLTVEGMVPQADDPLLCFVSVEGEGAERVGQETAGIETIERTRTISASESGGTVELSVRGPTALLAISSFGGTIRRASFDSGTGRLVADLPPDADIRHVVETVSSEYDGEFVAKESRQRSVTTASEFRDELDDRLTERQRTVLRTAYLADYFESPRGSTAEEVGAALDITGSTLLHHLRAGQRKLLDAYLDRTPEGR; encoded by the coding sequence ATGGATGAACGGTGTCAGCGAGCACCGTTCGGCGTTCTCGACGTCACGGCGAAGGGGACAGTGTCGGCCATCAACGAGACTGGCCGGACACTAATCGACGCTACGGACCCAACCGGTGCCCAGCTTGCCGAGGTATTCCCTCGGTCTGTCGACGATACCATCCTGACTGCGTTCGGGGGTGACTCAATCACCGAAACAGAGTTCGAGGAGTATTATCCTGACATCGATAGGTGGTTTGCTGTTTCGGTCGTCCCACTCGAGAACGGGGGGACAGTCTACCTCCAAGACATAACGGAGCATTACCGCGAGAAACAGTTGCTGCAGGAGATACAGCAGGAACGCAGACGAACCACGCTCATCGACGACGTGCTTTCGGACATTCTCGCGGCACTCGTCGATGCAACGTCCCGTGAAGAAATCGCCGAGACGGTCTGTCGAGGACTCGGTGAGACGGACCTCTACGAATTCGCTTGGGTCGGAGAACGCGACATGGGAGGTGACGACGTAGCGGTTCGTGCCGTCGCCGGTGAAACCGGCGAAACGTTCCGCGCTGTTCGTGACGCAATCGACGACGGGAGTGTAACGACGCCAGAAGAGCGTGCAGTCGAGAGCGGCCGGCTGGAGGCCGTCCAACCACTCACTGCCAGTTCCGCGATTCCTGAATCGGTCCGTACAGCCGGCTTTGCCGACGGCATTCAGTCGACACTGGCGATTCCACTCGTGTACGAACCGCACGTCCACGGTGTGGTCGGGGTCTACGCGGGAGGCACCGAGACGTTCTCCGAACGAGAACGCGCAAGTTTCGACACGTTGGGTGAGGTAGCCGGGTTCGCGATTACTGCGGTTCGGAACCGGAACCTACTGTTCTCTGACCGTGTCGTCGAGGTCACCTTCGAACTCGGCGAGGGGTCAGTTCTAGCCCGACTGAGCCAGTCCCTCGACGCGACGCTAACCGTAGAAGGGATGGTTCCACAAGCCGACGATCCGTTGCTCTGTTTCGTCTCGGTCGAGGGAGAAGGGGCGGAACGCGTCGGACAAGAGACCGCGGGCATAGAGACAATCGAGCGGACGCGAACCATCAGCGCGTCAGAGTCGGGCGGCACTGTCGAACTGTCCGTCCGCGGTCCGACTGCCTTACTGGCCATCTCTTCGTTCGGTGGGACTATCCGACGTGCCAGCTTCGACAGCGGAACGGGTCGCCTCGTCGCGGACCTCCCTCCGGACGCCGATATCCGCCACGTCGTCGAGACTGTCAGCAGTGAATACGACGGGGAGTTCGTTGCGAAGGAGTCGCGGCAACGGTCGGTGACGACTGCCAGTGAGTTCCGCGACGAACTGGATGACCGACTGACGGAGCGACAGCGGACAGTCCTCCGAACCGCGTATCTCGCCGACTACTTCGAATCTCCTCGGGGAAGCACGGCCGAAGAAGTCGGAGCCGCGCTCGATATAACAGGGTCGACGTTACTGCACCACCTCCGTGCTGGCCAGCGAAAACTCCTAGATGCGTATCTCGACCGGACCCCCGAGGGCCGGTGA
- a CDS encoding response regulator transcription factor has protein sequence MAENDSAAAVRTLVVDDEQEVADAYALRLQGYCDVETVYTGSAALSAIDDSPVDVVLLDRHMPGLSGDEVLSELVERGYYGRVVMVTAVDPGVKVLDMPFDDYLCKPVEREDIRAVIDQQRRILASETLGEYFTAEARRAVLESELSSEEHSEHERYTDVAERAERLENRARRLLADDEILDQFDAVDRKEM, from the coding sequence ATGGCCGAAAACGATAGCGCGGCGGCGGTCCGCACGCTCGTTGTCGACGACGAGCAAGAGGTAGCGGACGCATACGCCCTGCGACTGCAAGGGTACTGTGACGTCGAGACGGTTTATACCGGCAGTGCGGCACTGTCAGCCATCGATGACTCGCCGGTTGATGTTGTGCTTCTGGACCGGCACATGCCGGGGCTGTCGGGAGATGAGGTACTCTCGGAACTGGTCGAGCGTGGGTACTACGGACGGGTGGTGATGGTGACCGCAGTCGACCCCGGAGTCAAAGTCCTCGATATGCCGTTCGACGATTATCTGTGTAAACCGGTAGAGCGCGAAGACATCCGTGCGGTCATCGACCAACAACGGCGGATTCTCGCGTCCGAAACGCTCGGGGAGTACTTTACCGCCGAGGCGAGGCGGGCGGTACTTGAATCGGAACTGAGTTCCGAGGAGCACAGTGAACACGAGAGGTATACAGACGTGGCGGAGCGAGCGGAGCGGCTCGAAAACCGAGCCAGACGGCTGCTGGCCGATGACGAGATTCTCGACCAGTTCGACGCAGTCGACCGCAAGGAGATGTGA
- a CDS encoding winged helix-turn-helix domain-containing protein, whose product MSTHSPARLERRTDRTEDTTLSGTELFELFGDEYTRRVYRAVAARPRSGRAVAEAADVSRPTAYRRLNELRDAGLVRTEMMICDGGHHKERYEAVAESAAISLDGGFEATIDIAD is encoded by the coding sequence ATGTCCACTCACTCACCGGCTCGACTGGAGCGGCGAACTGACCGGACGGAGGATACTACCCTTTCGGGAACCGAATTGTTCGAACTCTTCGGAGACGAGTACACGCGTCGCGTGTACCGAGCAGTTGCAGCGCGGCCACGAAGCGGTCGTGCTGTCGCCGAGGCGGCAGATGTCTCACGGCCGACGGCGTATCGTCGCCTCAACGAACTCCGTGACGCGGGTCTCGTCCGTACCGAGATGATGATCTGTGACGGCGGCCATCACAAAGAACGATACGAAGCTGTCGCCGAGTCGGCCGCTATCTCTCTTGACGGCGGTTTTGAGGCGACAATCGACATCGCTGACTGA
- a CDS encoding ATP-binding protein translates to MDLITTLSVLVLNALASALLAWRTWTAYQSREQPSATPFIFLLATLTLWAICSLGSEVPGVSTVGPLSSALDLVQLGASLIVPGIWTIYSLTYTGRGTGLTTKRIVLLAGIALPVVISGIYIALGPSETELERTLAPLIGWEILYLFALFLYGTYLLVGLGGSHPRVSNTQVAVLTTGIAAPYLAVMADATPDYVTNTTAGLLLSGVLLSVAVRRYPVMTGFPKADYVARTRVVETLQEVLVVLDWDDHILDVNEATAELFDRAAETMIGEPIRSVVDGLDGTELHTGATGTVALRTSKGRRQFQFSVSAVNETETDDESDPVARTVLFRDITDRQTREQRLAVLNRTLRHNVRNNLDVVLAYADRIDDEELQNGIRESTTDLLELSKKVRDAQAVMTETTESPEPIDLSDVVSTVADGLRTDDRPGNISVECPDEVLISSHRSVIRQVLQELVGNSLEHASADSPHVEISVRETSDGTVEITIADDGPGLPEREREILAAGTETQLKHAQGIGLWFVNWAITQLGGTVQFRENDPEGSIVTIRLYR, encoded by the coding sequence ATGGACCTCATCACTACGTTGAGCGTGCTGGTACTCAACGCGCTGGCGTCCGCACTCTTAGCATGGCGGACGTGGACAGCTTACCAGTCCAGAGAACAGCCCAGCGCGACTCCGTTTATATTCCTTCTCGCGACGCTGACATTGTGGGCGATCTGTTCTCTCGGCTCGGAAGTCCCCGGCGTGTCGACTGTAGGCCCCCTTTCGTCGGCCCTCGATCTCGTTCAGCTCGGTGCCAGCCTGATAGTCCCCGGAATCTGGACAATATACTCGCTCACTTACACTGGTCGTGGAACTGGACTGACGACAAAGCGAATCGTCCTGTTAGCTGGCATCGCACTCCCAGTGGTGATTAGTGGCATCTACATCGCGCTCGGCCCTTCCGAGACGGAACTCGAACGAACGCTCGCTCCGCTAATCGGTTGGGAGATACTCTACCTCTTCGCTCTGTTCCTGTACGGAACGTATCTGCTCGTCGGTCTCGGCGGGAGCCACCCTCGCGTCTCGAACACACAAGTGGCTGTTTTGACAACCGGCATCGCCGCGCCGTACCTCGCAGTTATGGCCGACGCCACCCCCGACTACGTTACGAACACGACTGCGGGATTGCTGCTCTCCGGCGTGTTGCTATCCGTCGCTGTGCGACGGTATCCGGTAATGACCGGCTTCCCGAAGGCCGATTACGTAGCCCGGACGCGCGTGGTCGAAACCTTACAGGAGGTACTCGTCGTCCTCGACTGGGACGACCACATTCTCGACGTCAACGAGGCGACGGCGGAGCTATTCGACCGGGCTGCGGAGACGATGATTGGCGAACCGATTCGGTCGGTCGTCGACGGTCTCGATGGGACCGAACTTCACACGGGAGCGACAGGAACAGTCGCGCTCCGAACGTCGAAAGGCCGCCGACAGTTCCAATTTAGCGTCTCTGCGGTTAACGAAACCGAGACGGACGACGAAAGCGACCCAGTCGCCAGGACCGTGCTCTTTCGTGACATCACCGACCGGCAAACCAGAGAACAACGACTCGCGGTTCTCAACCGCACACTCCGACACAACGTGCGAAATAACTTGGATGTCGTACTCGCGTACGCTGACCGTATCGACGACGAGGAGCTACAGAACGGGATTCGAGAGAGTACGACGGACCTTCTCGAACTGAGTAAAAAAGTTAGAGACGCGCAAGCGGTCATGACTGAGACCACCGAATCACCGGAACCCATCGACCTGAGCGACGTAGTGAGTACCGTCGCTGATGGGCTTCGAACCGACGACCGTCCGGGCAACATCTCGGTCGAGTGTCCCGACGAAGTGTTGATTTCTTCTCACCGGAGTGTGATTCGACAAGTCCTCCAAGAACTGGTCGGAAATTCGCTCGAACACGCGTCTGCGGACTCACCACACGTCGAAATCAGCGTCCGAGAGACATCCGATGGGACTGTCGAAATCACCATCGCGGACGATGGACCCGGGCTCCCCGAGCGGGAACGGGAGATTCTCGCTGCCGGAACCGAGACACAACTCAAGCACGCACAAGGTATCGGCCTCTGGTTCGTCAATTGGGCGATTACTCAACTAGGTGGAACGGTTCAGTTCCGAGAGAACGACCCTGAAGGCAGTATCGTCACCATTCGTCTCTACCGGTAA
- a CDS encoding type II toxin-antitoxin system VapC family toxin, translating into MMVPDSVVSDAEPLIAHADDEPGSDVVEEYLDWLTDLGIETVEVGDSWREASEYILRYDPALSDSSALETAEAAEATLLVGGDGDYDEVSDVPVERFRDGSA; encoded by the coding sequence ATGATGGTCCCTGACAGTGTCGTCTCTGACGCTGAGCCGCTGATTGCACACGCTGATGATGAACCCGGGAGCGACGTGGTTGAGGAGTATCTCGACTGGCTCACCGATCTCGGAATCGAGACCGTGGAGGTCGGTGACTCCTGGCGGGAGGCCTCAGAGTACATTCTTAGGTACGACCCAGCACTCAGTGACTCCTCTGCACTGGAGACCGCTGAAGCGGCCGAGGCGACGCTCCTAGTCGGCGGTGACGGCGACTATGACGAAGTCTCCGATGTCCCAGTAGAGCGGTTCCGTGACGGCTCCGCATAG
- a CDS encoding DUF7471 family protein: MVLDILVVDFPADWVAPEFAPLLVAGLILAGLGTLSLFALSVVAYTKRLQRRYLLICLALGALATRTVVGWGTVFGVVPMTVHHVVAHLLDFLAAMLVLYAVYRSGTGSVSREDIV; the protein is encoded by the coding sequence ATGGTACTGGATATACTCGTAGTCGATTTCCCTGCGGACTGGGTCGCGCCGGAATTCGCTCCATTATTAGTCGCCGGACTGATCCTTGCCGGGCTCGGAACGCTATCACTGTTCGCCCTCTCGGTGGTCGCGTATACCAAACGCCTTCAGCGGCGGTACCTGCTGATCTGTCTGGCACTGGGGGCACTCGCGACCCGAACCGTCGTCGGGTGGGGCACCGTCTTCGGCGTTGTCCCAATGACCGTTCACCATGTGGTCGCACATTTGCTCGATTTCCTTGCTGCTATGCTAGTTCTCTACGCCGTGTACAGGAGCGGAACAGGATCAGTCTCGCGTGAAGACATCGTGTGA
- a CDS encoding DUF7350 domain-containing protein: MTATVSGGDESKFDGPLTSTLDPNLKYHYGAVVDGIESDDTITITPQSAPQVARHEGYEMAFLDMSEMELTVES, encoded by the coding sequence ATGACGGCCACTGTCTCCGGGGGCGACGAGTCGAAATTCGACGGACCGCTGACCAGCACACTCGACCCCAACCTGAAGTACCACTACGGGGCAGTCGTCGACGGGATCGAGTCCGACGATACCATCACGATCACACCCCAATCCGCCCCACAGGTCGCACGCCACGAGGGGTACGAGATGGCGTTTCTCGACATGTCGGAAATGGAGCTAACGGTCGAGAGCTAG
- a CDS encoding DUF7551 domain-containing protein, protein MVRLTLVRLRERIYSLASDEGTYDLICVETGDQPIPTNGLRVATRDVARRAARATEQYRAILRQYDSQFQHSDLIICQGSDCRSNYPEGCPFLRSPELPSKDRRAGQNPTSERPQLVIFCLNVAAALFETLASGGYETIESAMMDAYADLARTHTDPTDLCVRLLERMALELDAGLSAGEQRSVISHVVRRLEPTESSTEPVRATFRLVQEMGLVGDYTQTPWSIDLMEGIQSAVVRLSEYALEPQNGQLPVLPIVVDLQRRRPEWSLSSLRVVDDENGWRVTVEQSREATPTGRASVPIQSNV, encoded by the coding sequence ATGGTGAGACTGACGCTCGTCAGATTGAGGGAGCGCATCTACTCGCTCGCCAGCGACGAAGGGACGTATGATCTCATCTGTGTAGAGACCGGTGACCAGCCAATCCCCACGAATGGACTGCGAGTTGCGACTCGTGACGTTGCTCGGCGTGCAGCACGTGCGACTGAACAGTACCGGGCTATACTGCGTCAGTATGATTCACAGTTCCAGCACTCTGATCTCATCATCTGTCAAGGCAGTGACTGCCGATCAAATTATCCGGAGGGTTGTCCATTTCTTCGTTCTCCCGAACTGCCATCCAAAGACAGACGAGCTGGACAGAACCCGACATCGGAACGTCCACAGCTTGTGATATTCTGTCTCAATGTTGCGGCAGCACTGTTCGAGACGCTCGCTTCCGGCGGCTACGAAACCATTGAATCGGCTATGATGGATGCATATGCTGACCTCGCAAGAACGCATACTGATCCCACGGATCTCTGTGTGCGGTTGCTCGAACGCATGGCACTCGAACTGGATGCTGGACTATCCGCCGGCGAGCAGCGCAGTGTCATCAGCCATGTCGTGAGGCGACTCGAACCTACTGAATCGTCCACGGAACCGGTTAGAGCGACGTTTCGGCTGGTTCAGGAGATGGGCCTGGTCGGCGACTACACGCAGACTCCGTGGTCAATCGATCTCATGGAGGGCATCCAATCAGCTGTTGTCCGCCTTTCAGAGTATGCACTGGAGCCCCAGAACGGCCAGCTTCCTGTATTACCAATCGTAGTCGATTTACAGCGCCGACGGCCTGAGTGGTCACTGTCTTCGCTTCGGGTTGTCGACGACGAGAACGGATGGCGAGTGACAGTCGAACAGAGCAGGGAAGCAACTCCGACCGGACGGGCAAGTGTCCCGATCCAGTCAAACGTATAG
- a CDS encoding DUF7260 family protein: MTVETHIHRARDRVQAERDAVDAKLDAFESFSDRITAIPAETVSSHSPAVLATAGGQITSDTSTSDRCRKVRTAFAETLRPHSVADVEQSESLLATIQNELSDSIAVALAPTTDTCFTAKLKNAVLSATDEQKTKTALMSQVLGKEHRQLDTATNLVDEITDWIADADETPLSQLGYEELQQRHQTLSVHRDRCEEHLYERQTFLQRVTNRNLDSGIPHRSLISYLYQNFSVDHPVLATVARLEDTCATCQKPVRDHLVRRV; this comes from the coding sequence ATGACCGTCGAAACCCACATTCACCGGGCTCGGGACCGAGTACAGGCAGAACGAGACGCAGTCGATGCAAAGCTCGATGCGTTCGAATCATTCAGTGATCGGATCACAGCGATTCCAGCGGAGACGGTGTCATCCCACTCACCAGCCGTCCTGGCGACGGCAGGGGGACAGATTACTTCCGACACGTCGACATCTGATCGGTGTCGAAAAGTCCGAACAGCGTTTGCGGAAACACTCCGTCCGCACAGTGTCGCCGATGTCGAGCAGTCCGAATCGTTGTTGGCAACCATTCAGAACGAACTCTCCGATTCCATCGCCGTTGCGCTCGCTCCAACGACGGACACTTGCTTCACTGCCAAACTCAAGAACGCGGTTCTCTCAGCGACCGACGAACAGAAGACGAAAACAGCACTCATGTCTCAAGTTCTTGGGAAAGAACACCGGCAGCTGGATACCGCTACGAACCTCGTCGACGAAATCACGGACTGGATAGCTGACGCAGACGAAACACCACTAAGTCAACTGGGATACGAGGAGCTTCAGCAGCGCCATCAGACACTCTCGGTTCATCGAGACCGGTGCGAGGAACATCTGTACGAACGCCAAACGTTTCTCCAGAGAGTAACGAACCGGAACCTTGATTCTGGGATTCCACATCGAAGTCTGATCTCGTATCTCTACCAGAATTTCTCAGTCGACCACCCGGTCCTTGCGACGGTCGCCCGTCTCGAAGACACCTGTGCGACGTGCCAAAAGCCGGTTCGTGATCACCTCGTTCGGAGGGTCTGA
- a CDS encoding HEAT repeat domain-containing protein, with amino-acid sequence MDDSARQSSPDRLSTLIETGQFDAASTALDRVRTADPETPKKAIRRVTECGEEGRTVTPLLSSLVGFLGDEQRAVRLTTAKALVTVAEAEPETATDAVSTLADRLADDDESYRRSRPSASGLDPEGEARKPR; translated from the coding sequence ATGGATGACTCAGCACGACAGTCCTCCCCCGACCGGCTGTCGACACTGATCGAGACTGGCCAATTCGACGCGGCAAGCACCGCGCTCGACCGTGTCAGAACCGCCGACCCGGAAACACCGAAGAAGGCCATCCGTAGAGTGACGGAGTGCGGTGAGGAGGGACGAACCGTCACGCCGCTGCTGTCATCCCTGGTCGGATTTCTTGGCGACGAGCAACGAGCGGTGCGGTTGACCACTGCGAAAGCACTTGTCACAGTTGCGGAGGCTGAACCCGAGACCGCGACGGATGCGGTATCGACCCTTGCGGACCGACTGGCCGACGACGACGAGTCCTACAGGCGGAGCAGGCCGAGTGCCTCGGGGCTTGACCCCGAGGGTGAAGCCCGTAAGCCCCGTTAG
- a CDS encoding histidine phosphatase family protein gives MTEIVLLRHGETEWDREDRLHGHAPVPLTRAGRESVETIGQGLASTYEFDRVYAAETLAARETAALVRLAGVEPRPTIEPAWRPRDAGVYQGLAYEELALTDEPDSPRTDVDVLQPLPRSGETLTAGRHRILDRWRRLCEEAGDDERILVVTHDFPIATVLGTIAGADPVDRFGAYAPGECSVTTVRLAHDQPTVDETSVKRRRIVNG, from the coding sequence ATGACAGAGATCGTTTTGCTACGACACGGAGAGACCGAATGGGATCGAGAGGACCGCCTGCACGGGCACGCGCCCGTCCCACTCACTCGGGCCGGCCGCGAGTCGGTCGAGACGATCGGGCAGGGGCTCGCCTCGACGTACGAGTTCGACCGGGTGTACGCCGCCGAGACGCTCGCCGCACGGGAGACGGCCGCACTCGTCCGTCTCGCGGGCGTCGAGCCACGGCCAACCATCGAACCGGCGTGGCGTCCGCGCGACGCCGGTGTGTACCAAGGCCTCGCCTACGAGGAACTGGCACTCACCGACGAGCCGGACTCCCCGCGAACCGACGTGGACGTGCTACAGCCCCTTCCGCGGAGCGGGGAGACGCTGACCGCGGGACGCCATCGCATCCTGGATCGGTGGCGTCGGCTGTGTGAGGAGGCTGGCGACGACGAGCGGATTCTCGTGGTTACGCACGATTTCCCGATCGCGACGGTTCTCGGGACCATCGCTGGTGCTGACCCGGTCGACAGGTTCGGGGCGTACGCTCCGGGTGAGTGTTCCGTCACGACGGTCCGGCTCGCCCACGACCAGCCGACCGTCGACGAGACGAGCGTCAAACGCAGACGGATCGTCAACGGGTAA
- a CDS encoding phosphosulfolactate synthase: protein MSERAFDFLHVNDRPEKPRTKGITEIRGPYYDPMGPRELRDILETMGQYVDIYKFSGGSFALMDRDTVEELIGICHDYDVEVSTGGFIENVLVRDNDKVEDYVAEAKTLGFDIVEISSGFLAIDTEDLVALTELTADYGLKPKPEINVQFGAGGASDPDDLEREGQQDPSMAIREGQRHLDAGADLLMVEAEGITEEVHEWRTDVVYELANELGMENLVFEAPGPEMFEWYVKNFGPNVNLFVDNSQIVELECMRSGLWGKTTSWGRATTFRREE, encoded by the coding sequence ATGTCAGAACGAGCGTTCGACTTCCTGCACGTCAACGACAGACCCGAGAAACCGCGCACGAAGGGAATCACGGAGATTCGCGGCCCATACTACGATCCGATGGGTCCGCGAGAGCTCCGTGATATCCTCGAAACGATGGGGCAGTACGTCGACATCTACAAGTTCTCCGGCGGGTCGTTCGCGCTGATGGACCGCGACACTGTCGAGGAACTCATCGGTATCTGCCACGACTACGACGTCGAGGTTTCGACGGGTGGGTTCATCGAGAACGTACTCGTGCGTGACAACGACAAAGTCGAGGATTACGTCGCCGAGGCGAAGACGCTCGGCTTCGACATCGTCGAGATATCCAGTGGCTTTCTGGCTATCGACACGGAAGACCTCGTTGCACTGACCGAACTGACCGCGGACTACGGCCTCAAGCCGAAGCCGGAGATCAACGTCCAGTTCGGGGCCGGCGGGGCCTCCGATCCGGACGACCTGGAGCGCGAGGGCCAGCAGGACCCGTCGATGGCCATTCGGGAGGGACAGCGCCACCTCGACGCCGGCGCGGACCTTCTGATGGTCGAAGCCGAGGGGATCACCGAAGAGGTCCACGAGTGGCGGACGGACGTGGTCTACGAACTGGCCAACGAACTCGGGATGGAGAATCTCGTGTTCGAGGCCCCGGGGCCGGAGATGTTCGAGTGGTACGTCAAGAACTTCGGGCCGAACGTGAACCTCTTCGTCGACAACTCCCAGATCGTCGAACTCGAGTGTATGCGCTCAGGCCTGTGGGGGAAAACGACCAGCTGGGGCCGGGCGACGACGTTCCGTCGCGAGGAGTGA